In the Microplitis mediator isolate UGA2020A chromosome 5, iyMicMedi2.1, whole genome shotgun sequence genome, aaatttgttaaaacttttacttaatttctttttatctaTTACTCACTACCATTAAatctgataattatttttttttagattcagCATTTACAGAGACAAGAAGGCAATAATAGTCATGCAGTTCAACAGGGCGAAGTCTCCTCCTCGAATCCTAATATATTATCTAATGATCAAGTTGGACCCATTTTACTCGAGGTAAGTTTGCTAACAAACGCATCcaggtaataaataaatgatcctGTAGTTAatagacaatttaaaattttcggatttctttttcaacgaatcaataaaaaaaaaaaaaaaaaactaaaaaaatgcacatgtaggaaattaaaaaaactataggtgcaattttttaaaatttttttttttttacaattcatggttttgaaaaaatccaaaaattattagacgtcggctgactccagtatcatcaataaaaatttattttttttaaatcctactGATAGTCGACATGGGACAAAAATTAAGACAGTTTAAGagttaagttatttttaaataattaattaatttgaaaataaataaataaacagacccagtttttattttttacgtcaatttgGTTTCAAAATCTATTAACTTATCATATCACGATTTCTATTAGCCCCCATTAGTGACACTAATGATGAAACGATATCTCATAGCCAAAGTATTTAATGTGACGTTACATacttatgttattattataataatatcttaaaaaatatttttttttggatattgttataattactttagataaacagaaaaaaaaaatacgtggaACGACTTAGTAGACATTTAGTATACTTTCGTTCGTTGCAGCCAATGCAACATATTTTAATGTTTCACAGGCTTTGGACGGTTTTCTATTCGTCGTGAACACGGAGGGTCGCGTGGAATTTGTAACAGACAATATACAACAGTATATAAATTACACCAAGGAAGATGTGCTCGGGAaggatatttataatattattcatCACGGTGATCATCAAGCCTTTATGCCCAGCTTAATGCCCATGTCAATAGGTCAGAACTATTTCTTACTTCTTACTTTCTTTAATTACTCTTACGCAGTAACAAAATTTCTGGTAAAATCAATGTAATCTGTGTTAGAAAACGTCCATGCaatttttgtgttattttttaacacagactAGTTGtgaagttaaacaaaatttttgttcaaatttaaacaaaagtcGGGTAAGACAGGaagtaaattcaaaattttgtaaatgtcagtggcgacacaaaaaaaaattgttaacttttacaatttattttttgtaccataagaaaatttttcatgttggaatgaagataaaaattttattatcactagaaaaaatttcttggctacaggaaatttttatttttaattcataatgcgaaaatttcttgggacgagtaaaaattttttgcgtcaaaattttgatagtaaataaaagtgaaatttgttaatttaacacagaccgtttttaacacatatacaaaatattttttactgtgtacatattttctattttttttctctcgaagttataaataaattattgtatcgggtagaggtaccatttgtggccagtgctccatttttgaacatttaatactttattttaattaatgaaaaagtgtaaaataaaattaccatttgAATAGTGGGATAAAAAGTATCTTTGAAAACATCTTAGTAATTGATTATGTCATTGCGTCTTTTACCggcattttatttaaatttttcaaagtttaaaactGGCCAAAAATGGTACTGCTACCCCaggtcttatattttttattaatgaatttattttgttaattataggATGGACGAGCGAGCCTCAAGTACAGTCAAGAAACCGAACATTTAACTGTCGTTTTTTAGTTAAGCCACCAGATGATCAAGAAGAATCTATTGAAGAAAAACAGCAACGTATATCTAAATATGAATCGATGCAAATATGCTCTGCTATACTTCCAAATACAAATGATCATTTAGATAATAATGATGTTACATCAGAATCATCTGATATCGGTCCATGCGTAATGTGCGTTGCACGTAGAATTTCATACGTCGAAAAACCCTCAAACGCTGCTTCAATACAGCAGTTTACACTTAAATTGGATACTACTGGACGTATTATTAATGTTGATACCAGTTGGCTTTCATCCTCTTATACTCAGTACATAAAAaaggtatttttattttaattactatttttaaaatacatattcTACCTTTAGAGTAGTTCGTAGGTCATGATTTTAATGTCGCGAAAATATCttatgacatttaaaaattactgacagTAAAGACTATTGATGTtattactttatatattttttacctcAATCTGAACATTACGTTCAGTGTAAGCACTTCTATTACGGTGGTAATTTAATACAACGTTTgacagtaaatatttttactttgtgattacgtgataaatttttacttaagtTGTTTACGTCCATAGTATAactctaattaattaacaggaAATAAGGACACTTATATAtgtgcaattatttttttatttttgccaacgtttttaaaaaaaattatcactaaAAATACACAATTTGTTGACAAGtctgtaaattttaatatttggtaactacaagttttataaatttttatgacgtttaaaataattttttaaaacaattgtaGAGCAGGAAGTCACAAAGTGACGAAAcagcaaaaaatacaaatagtatattacacgcCTAGGGTGGAAAGTAAGGCATTACAAGCCGcgtgtaaaatttttcgagtCAGCAACAATTTTTAGTTCCACCATGATATCTCCCCACGACAAAATCTCTCCAAGACAAAATCTGTTGAACACGATCTCTATAATCGAGATCTTATGATAatctatgtaattataatgatttcTACACTTACGACTGGAATcgtattcaagtttttttcacattttatgtgtatatcataaataaatataatgtgtTACACATACATGTATGAAATCATGGGAAATCCCCAGCCCAAATTTGACATCATCGTCAATTGCAAGAACTGGACATAAAATCACTGaacgtcaaatttttgaagtgaTAGTATGGCCATCAGAGATTGGactgatgaaaataattttagaaattttatcctGGAGAGATTTAGCCAAGGAGATTTTGTCGGGGAGATAAAGTCGTGTTACccaatttttcaccagatctgtacctgaaagtttaaatttttgcctctgtTGTAGGAAgaatttctcataaaaaaaaaaatcgactttctTCCCTTTAAACAGGAtaagaatttaaactttcagtgcaggtatggaaaaataattgcaCATATAAGTGTCCTTATTTCcgttaattatttcattgacctccgtaaaaatttatttgaaaaattattgttgtcatttgaataattaaattgcaGGAGGAGCTCATTGGAACTAACGTACAAGATTTGTGTCACCCGAACGATCTTAGCAAATTTACTGTACATTTAAAGGACACACTTCAACGTGGTGAAGGTGAAACTTCTATGTACCAGCTGCGTGTCGGCCCGGAAACGTTCGTAAACGTTCAAacaaaatcgaaaatatttggaGCAAACCCTTCGAATATAAACGAAACTGATTTCATTATGTCTACTTATTCTATTATTGGGTAAGTgacaaaatacttatttttataatctcaACTCTTTCCCCATAATCCTGAGCCTGTTTTTCAAAAACCATccaatcattttattattttaattaacataaaaactAACCATTACCCTAATACTCAAGAAATGGGACAAAAATTACATACGTTATTAATACTGCTTACATTCATTTAAAATCGTACGCATTTCCTCATTTTGAATCCCCGTAGCAATTATATGCACTgtcttgtttatttatttttttttcggtgttGGAGATCTGGCCACTcttaagtataattaaataataaacaatttcactcagggattatttatttatttgttattttttttttaattatacatataaacaataacacattcacgtttttaaaaattaaattaatcattaatcgTTCCTATGTTTAATTAATCCCATTCATATCATGCTTAAACTTTGAGTTTTATCGGcaatcacaaataataatgagaTCCTCACAATTAACCcagatttaataaattaatttaagtcaCTATTAAGttgtgaatatttaaaaaaaatagaattttaaactttgaGATTTTACCGTAGCAATAGTTAgtgttgttttattttaaaaagttaaatctcatatttatatattttatgttgtCCACGATAGAGACAATGACTTAACGCCTAACGAGGGTGGTCAGCTTTCCAATAGCAAAGTGTGCTCAGGACACTCTAGTAATCATTGTGcaaataatagtagtaataataacggtaataataacaataatgtgGGTGGTCCATTAATGTCCGTGGCTCATGTGAACGGTCAAGTGAGTGGTATGAGCGCTCGTACGACAAATAATCAAAGTGTTCCCTTTGGTACAACGAcgacaacaacagcaacaacaactaCGACAACAACAAGTGATTCTTGTAATCCACTCGGGCCTGCAACAACAAACAATccatttaatcatttttcaaatgtGGATTTggaacttgaattttttccaaattccTCATGGGAATTGGATAGCAGCAGTGGTTGTGCTGATAATATTAGGCCCGAGTCAAGAAATACTGGCCCGTCAAACTCACGACCACCTTCCCAGCCAGCCCCATCATCAAGTCCTCAAGCAGCGTTCACCTCAAACTCCACGGTGACGTCGCACTGCAGTCCTTTAAGAGCTTACAGCCCAACAACAATGATTGCCGTACACTCCTTCAGTAATTCCTTTCCCTTCAGTCCTCTTCAGGATTCTCCAACGTCTTTGCTCAGCGTACCAGGTGTCACTGCTAACGGCGGCAATTCCAGTGCCAGCGCCAGTACTAGCGCAGGTCCTGTTTCCGGAACATCAATCGGCAAAGATGTCAGAGGATGTTCAACGCCAAGTAGTCATGGTATTGAATCTATCGGATCAACAGCAACTACATCGTCTATCGGCGGTGCGTCAACGTCGTCAACACTGTCACCAACAGGATCAACGACAATTACCTCAATGACGTCTGTGACTGGTACCTCACCTGGTTCATCGGCGTCGACGACTATCATGTCGTCTCTAACGGGCACGATGAGTGTTACTCAATCAATCCCATCAACTACGACAGCCAGCAGTTCAAATGCTGCTACACCTGTGTCAATGTCTGCTTCAAATATTGGCGTAAATACACCGAGTAATTTAATGACATCCGCCGAGTCTCAAAGTAGTTTAAGTTCATCTGGTGACTCCGGTAGACTTAGGAATTTATTAACCAGAAATCATGTTAGCAATGATGATACTCAGGACAGCAGCAACAATGACTCGGAAAACCAAAATGATCATAggatattgaaaatattattaaatcaaCAAGATGAGGATGATTATCATTCGGAGCACAGTGCTAAGGTGAGATCAAACACTGGGATTGCACCGAAACCCGCTGCTGAGCATTCAAAATCACTTGGAAACAATATGCTGCTGCaggtaattttatatttcaattctattttatactaaaattaatatgagtaATGATACAGACTCATAGTGTCGTGTTTTATGACTCAAGTTATTTGCTGacgtttattttataatgcgCGGTAAAAGCGCTTCCGTCAGTTACACATACACGTGCAACTCGACGTTAATTAAATCTATTGTCATATTACACGGTcgcacaattaaatttaaccaaCAGTTTAACtacgaaatattttatttaaatattgcgacgaattttattaatatttttttttttttttttccatttactTGAAGCTgctgaatgaaaaaaatgatgaagatGACGAAACACGAGCAGGTTCGAAGAAACAAAATGAACTTCTTCAGCAACTACTGAAGGAATCAGATGACGAACGAAAAATGCAGCAAGAGCAGaaggtaaaaaatatatttatgattaataaattaaataattaattaaaatatttatttgttaattatttacaattgggtttttttaaattatttaatagagtCGTGATGATGATTCATTGCTGAGAAGTCTTGGGTTCAAATCATCCGCTCCATCGTCATCTCAATCAAATGACCACGGCCACGGTAGTGCATCGCAAGCTGGTGGCCTAAAGAGGCCTTGTGAAGACGGGGATTTACATATGTCTGCTAAAAGATCAATGGATAATTCCCATCAAGTATCTTCATCGGGCAGCAGTCGCGCTACGAATCACGCGACAAGTAAGCTATGGGAGAAAAACAAAATGTTGGCGTCTCTCCTGGCAAAAGAGCCTTCTCAGCCAACTACTATCCCACCAATCCCTGCATCTGTGATATCGGCAACTCCACAGGTACAAcactaatttataaatatatatacatacacatatatattagactgagcCAAATAAAATGAGAtttctgatttaaaaaatatgggagaaatttttttttgattgaaattttataactcgttAACGGATCAACAAATTGAAACGACCATAACATATTTTTGTggagaattaaatgctctacaaaaaaggtctcttataattttttgataaatataaccattctaaagttatttaagcttgtattcaaatttatgatgaatttcttttctttttttatttttccagcaaaactatcagtctCTTCGCAAAATGTCATAGAGCCTCTCTTctagatcattttttttttgcaattaaaatatgtaatttcaaattttttaatctcacAATTCGAAAGTTACAGGTTTTacaaattaatcatttaagaaaaaaactgaaatttaaaaaaaaaagtaatttttgaagggttagttttttcaaaaaaatataagagaccttttttgtagagcattcgattctctacaaaaagaTGTTATGGTCGTTTCAATTTATTGATCCATTaacgagttataaaatttcaaagttaaaaaagaattttcccGCGTTTTGTAATTGAGTTCGAGGGCTCAATTTGgtacccaatttttttttatagattcagTAATTTTCCTATGGgacagaaaaaattattgatttcatttgacagtctaatatatatatacacatatatacataattgtCGTAAGACTATAACAAAGAGCTCTTTGTGTTACATGAATCTTTATATATGCGCATGAGtactattttttgttttttgatgcGTAGGATAAATTGCCACGCGTTGCCGACCGATTAaagcaacaacagcagcaacagccATGGACGGGAAGTGGAATGCAATCTGTTGGAAGTACTGCAACCACTACTGTTGCTACCTCGGCTCGTACACCCCTTCAAAATCAATCGAGACATCTACCTCGCCAACCAACCAATATCTACCTCAATCAAATGCTAAGTCAcgttagtaattaattttcttagattacctctaattattattattttatttttacttatatcATATTCTCATATAAAATTAGACCggatatatattaatttactgGTTTAAACATTACTTGGAACTGGCGACGTGTAATTCtacattactttttttttccactatttatcatttattgtatcacttttattattatcattgaaatctctttgtatacaaaaattatttggtgtTACTATCCGATTACCATCAcagacttttatttaaaatatacaaagAGAAATAATTGCTCAGTCAATGAGTCATagtgattttattatattttaatttgtttattgttaataaatttttcaactgtcatttcgtattaaaatttgaaatcattACACCCTTTGCggaaaatcagtgaaattattttaatttcacagTGTTAGCATCCAGTGTccgatcatatatatatttgtatgtctataattactaaattttactgaatatatatttacaaatacgtggagtgatcgggtattagttctctgatcgggtactagttccctggtcgggtactagttccctggtCGGTTATTAGTTTCCTGATCAGGCATTAGCTCCTTAATCAGGTACAAGTTCCTTGATCAGGTACTTGTTCTCTAatcaggtactagttccctgatcgggtattaGTTCCCTAATCAGGTACTAGATATTTTATCTTagtattgttaattttaaattgagttaattaaaatttataaattgtgtAGGTTTTACTTGAAATAATAACTTACTACACTTGatatcaaatgaaaaaaaatataataactgTCCTGATAGTCACACTTTCTCATCAAAAACTTGCTCAGTGTTTTTAGCCAAGTTAACATCAAATTCTGTTCCAAGTTTTGATTGTAATACTAATACAATATAAACTACAGGTGGACGGTAATCTACAGCCGCAATAGTAATGCGTAAACTCAGAAAATTGCGTTCAAGTTGCGGAAAGACTTGAGGATCAAAAGTTGATTTAAATCTGATCAAAATTGACTCCAAGttaccgtaaaaaaattatttgtaccATAAAGTTCTTTCAGTCAACTTGACTGTTATTTCGGTTGTAGATTTCCGTCATCGAAAGAAAAATGGCTGTCAGGtggtaaatagaaaaatgtgGCAATTAACATAAAATCATTTTACCGACAGAACAGGCGGTcaggaaaaaagtttaattatttcgaGACTAGTatcagttatttattattttaaaagtattctttgataaacttttttgtcgtaatttttaatttaagattaAGTGTCAATTAACTTGTTGACTTATGGCAATATCAATCTgagtagtttttaaattatacaggGTGATTCAGAATTACCTTCACAgcggaaaaatttgaatagaggAGACGATTCTGAGCATAAAGTTCCttagccatttttcaaaattctcaatagtttttgagttatttaaaatctaaattgacCAATCAAAGACATgctttgagatttaaaaaaaaataaaaagaataataaaaaagtttggcAACGCCGCAACAGTAAACTTCAAGTTatacactatttatttaatttaaaaagttcgatttgtcacaaaagagaaacaaaacacacaattacaacataaaatatattcgtatattttgttttatcttttctctttttatagaaagaattattaatggaaaataatgcttttattaaaaataaagcttttggaaattcgacaaaacaaaaattacagatttttaattatatgatgagcaacccagattaaaaaaagaaatttgaaaactaattGAATTATGTTTTACCAGAATAGAAGCAATTTCAAATagacaaatatatagatacacattattttaaaatcttttattcCGCTTGCTCTGTCTCGCTCAAGACTTTGCTAAGCGCTCATTGTACGTCATACAAAACATATTTGTAAAGATCTCGCGGATTGTCTTGTTAAACATCATCCAAGTGATCTTTCTCGGCGATTAGCTATCTGACTATCTCGCTAACgatcttgctggtgatctt is a window encoding:
- the LOC130668994 gene encoding nuclear receptor coactivator 3 isoform X4 translates to MKNSMFTEEKFYCQFYLLPNIGELQNPLGFKMNATTGGITKKRKKSDAKPQSQINKCLNEKRRRFQENEFIEELAVLISSTDMSSGKTDKCQILQRTVDQIQHLQRQEGNNSHAVQQGEVSSSNPNILSNDQVGPILLEALDGFLFVVNTEGRVEFVTDNIQQYINYTKEDVLGKDIYNIIHHGDHQAFMPSLMPMSIGWTSEPQVQSRNRTFNCRFLVKPPDDQEESIEEKQQRISKYESMQICSAILPNTNDHLDNNDVTSESSDIGPCVMCVARRISYVEKPSNAASIQQFTLKLDTTGRIINVDTSWLSSSYTQYIKKEELIGTNVQDLCHPNDLSKFTVHLKDTLQRGEGETSMYQLRVGPETFVNVQTKSKIFGANPSNINETDFIMSTYSIIGDNDLTPNEGGQLSNSKVCSGHSSNHCANNSSNNNGNNNNNVGGPLMSVAHVNGQVSGMSARTTNNQSVPFGTTTTTTATTTTTTTSDSCNPLGPATTNNPFNHFSNVDLELEFFPNSSWELDSSSGCADNIRPESRNTGPSNSRPPSQPAPSSSPQAAFTSNSTVTSHCSPLRAYSPTTMIAVHSFSNSFPFSPLQDSPTSLLSVPGVTANGGNSSASASTSAGPVSGTSIGKDVRGCSTPSSHGIESIGSTATTSSIGGASTSSTLSPTGSTTITSMTSVTGTSPGSSASTTIMSSLTGTMSVTQSIPSTTTASSSNAATPVSMSASNIGVNTPSNLMTSAESQSSLSSSGDSGRLRNLLTRNHVSNDDTQDSSNNDSENQNDHRILKILLNQQDEDDYHSEHSAKVRSNTGIAPKPAAEHSKSLGNNMLLQLLNEKNDEDDETRAGSKKQNELLQQLLKESDDERKMQQEQKSRDDDSLLRSLGFKSSAPSSSQSNDHGHGSASQAGGLKRPCEDGDLHMSAKRSMDNSHQVSSSGSSRATNHATSKLWEKNKMLASLLAKEPSQPTTIPPIPASVISATPQDKLPRVADRLKQQQQQQPWTGSGMQSVGSTATTTVATSARTPLQNQSRHLPRQPTNIYLNQMLSHERPQMSPMDSEFTGGGGGGGSSGGGGDFRTPVSESNTWDNQSSDPALSELLDQVIEFVPDEAIVDPTTAANLLAPVEQPPNNPMNEKMAINAIQESLMLCESAVNPTSSTITMPSTPPAYSSALGSGTSVTTAHNYQPPPMYQQQQQTRARFTGQAGVRQPATQFTPQQQQQQQLQLQHRHKLIQQHQHQQRQEQQRHEQQLKNRLLQQQQQQQVVIPSNATAPDQIPGIQNIDNLLNNAVAPNVSLQRTGVSDSQMSPGYGGSVQLSNTHRISHSYSHQSTINQHAVNNNFNSGQPISAASRLSPHSPATMMTFSHHQSLSPRISQGNYGNNQRMFNVNSVRPQQQQQQQQPNATQQQLQQQRSMPSPGTAVPARQSPFPAEAFPPPASPTASQFPPVPNPGNTNPTAQYRLQRASSTPTTTTQLPGNTAGLGSTRSEFVRQELRAVVGARTQQRVPNNIQSNVIEHSNVMEHAHNNVIGQVSQDDLDVLGLSAYETSTCGEAVVNDGPAKNWATGNTGNTPFSSRTTIEEVRVDPKSSLLQKLLSE
- the LOC130668994 gene encoding nuclear receptor coactivator 2 isoform X5, translating into MPSLMPMSIGWTSEPQVQSRNRTFNCRFLVKPPDDQEESIEEKQQRISKYESMQICSAILPNTNDHLDNNDVTSESSDIGPCVMCVARRISYVEKPSNAASIQQFTLKLDTTGRIINVDTSWLSSSYTQYIKKEELIGTNVQDLCHPNDLSKFTVHLKDTLQRGEGETSMYQLRVGPETFVNVQTKSKIFGANPSNINETDFIMSTYSIIGDNDLTPNEGGQLSNSKVCSGHSSNHCANNSSNNNGNNNNNVGGPLMSVAHVNGQVSGMSARTTNNQSVPFGTTTTTTATTTTTTTSDSCNPLGPATTNNPFNHFSNVDLELEFFPNSSWELDSSSGCADNIRPESRNTGPSNSRPPSQPAPSSSPQAAFTSNSTVTSHCSPLRAYSPTTMIAVHSFSNSFPFSPLQDSPTSLLSVPGVTANGGNSSASASTSAGPVSGTSIGKDVRGCSTPSSHGIESIGSTATTSSIGGASTSSTLSPTGSTTITSMTSVTGTSPGSSASTTIMSSLTGTMSVTQSIPSTTTASSSNAATPVSMSASNIGVNTPSNLMTSAESQSSLSSSGDSGRLRNLLTRNHVSNDDTQDSSNNDSENQNDHRILKILLNQQDEDDYHSEHSAKVRSNTGIAPKPAAEHSKSLGNNMLLQLLNEKNDEDDETRAGSKKQNELLQQLLKESDDERKMQQEQKSRDDDSLLRSLGFKSSAPSSSQSNDHGHGSASQAGGLKRPCEDGDLHMSAKRSMDNSHQVSSSGSSRATNHATSKLWEKNKMLASLLAKEPSQPTTIPPIPASVISATPQDKLPRVADRLKQQQQQQPWTGSGMQSVGSTATTTVATSARTPLQNQSRHLPRQPTNIYLNQMLSHERPQMSPMDSEFTGGGGGGGSSGGGGDFRTPVSESNTWDNQSSDPALSELLDQVIEFVPDEAIVDPTTAANLLAPVEQPPNNPMNEKMAINAIQESLMLCESAVNPTSSTITMPSTPPAYSSALGSGTSVTTAHNYQPPPMYQQQQQTRARFTGQAGVRQPATQFTPQQQQQQQLQLQHRHKLIQQHQHQQRQEQQRHEQQLKNRLLQQQQQQQVVIPSNATAPDQIPGIQNIDNLLNNAVAPNVSLQRTGVSDSQMSPGYGGSVQLSNTHRISHSYSHQSTINQHAVNNNFNSGQPISAASRLSPHSPATMMTFSHHQSLSPRISQGNYGNNQRMFNVNSVRPQQQQQQQQPNATQQQLQQQRSMPSPGTAVPARQSPFPAEAFPPPASPTASQFPPVPNPGNTNPTAQYRLQRASSTPTTTTQLPGGVVSPRHYGSVNKDQQSLMSPGHQRAGCPPPPTLTHNHQHSMTNNQQQHYTNQQQQQQQQQQQQQQQQQQQHNAMLYRNTGNSIVNNPDVQNNQFCYDQGTVPGYPTRPEDTRSMSSSNPAGHQMGGNTAGLGSTRSEFVRQELRAVVGARTQQRVPNNIQSNVIEHSNVMEHAHNNVIGQVSQDDLDVLGLSAYETSTCGEAVVNDGPAKNWATGNTGNTPFSSRTTIEEVRVDPKSSLLQKLLSE